In the Grimontia kaedaensis genome, one interval contains:
- the sbcB gene encoding exodeoxyribonuclease I codes for MTQANEPTFFFFDYETFGTSPALDRPCQFAGVRTDKDFNIIGEPLVIYCQPPNDYLPQPEACLITGITPQTAVSRGLPEPEFIAKIHEQFSVPGTCAVGYNNIRFDDEVTRYTLYRNFFDPYAWSWQNGNSRWDLLDTMRAAYALRPEGIEWPENIEGNISFKLEHLSVANGIEHSNAHDAMADVHATIEMAKKLKTAQPRLFDYLYTYRNKNKLTPLIDVVSMKPLVHVSGMFGTERGNTSWIVPVAWHPENKNAVIAVDLARDPSPLFDLDTDALRERLYTKHSDLAPDELPAPIKLIHINKCPVLAEAKTLRPEDAARLGIDRQQCLDNLKKLQANPEVREKLVTLYAEKPDYQSSGNVDAALYDGFFSPSDRSTMDIIRQTKPENLAALDIQVSDDRIKPLLFRFRARNYPSTLSDSEQKKWHMHRRDYFEAELPAYMANLEALAEANQSDDKKFNILKSVYHYVESLVS; via the coding sequence GTGACACAAGCCAACGAACCTACCTTTTTCTTCTTTGATTATGAAACCTTTGGAACCAGCCCTGCCCTTGATCGCCCCTGCCAGTTTGCAGGCGTCAGAACAGACAAAGACTTCAACATCATTGGAGAACCGTTGGTCATTTACTGTCAGCCGCCAAATGATTACCTGCCACAACCAGAAGCTTGCCTGATAACAGGCATTACACCGCAAACGGCGGTCAGTCGAGGTCTGCCAGAACCTGAATTTATTGCCAAAATTCATGAGCAGTTTTCAGTACCAGGTACCTGTGCGGTGGGTTATAACAACATCCGCTTTGATGATGAAGTAACGCGCTACACGCTATACCGCAATTTCTTTGACCCTTACGCCTGGAGCTGGCAGAACGGTAACTCACGTTGGGACTTGCTGGACACCATGCGCGCAGCCTATGCACTCCGTCCTGAAGGCATTGAATGGCCCGAAAACATTGAAGGCAATATCAGTTTTAAACTCGAACACCTCTCCGTTGCCAATGGCATTGAGCATAGCAATGCACACGATGCAATGGCGGATGTTCATGCCACCATAGAAATGGCAAAGAAACTGAAAACTGCGCAGCCACGTCTGTTTGATTATCTCTACACCTATCGCAACAAAAACAAGCTGACGCCATTGATTGATGTGGTTTCCATGAAGCCGCTGGTGCATGTTTCAGGTATGTTTGGCACTGAACGTGGTAACACAAGCTGGATTGTTCCGGTCGCATGGCACCCTGAAAACAAAAACGCCGTGATTGCGGTTGACTTGGCGCGTGACCCATCGCCATTGTTTGATTTGGATACCGATGCGCTTCGTGAACGTTTGTACACCAAACACTCAGACCTAGCACCAGATGAATTGCCAGCGCCTATCAAACTCATCCATATCAACAAGTGCCCGGTATTGGCCGAAGCAAAAACCCTTCGCCCCGAAGACGCAGCGCGATTAGGTATTGATCGCCAACAGTGTCTGGATAACCTAAAAAAGCTACAGGCAAATCCGGAAGTGCGTGAAAAGCTTGTCACGCTTTATGCGGAAAAGCCGGATTACCAATCTTCCGGCAATGTTGATGCGGCTCTGTATGATGGCTTCTTCTCTCCGTCCGATCGTTCGACTATGGACATCATACGTCAGACCAAACCAGAGAATCTGGCAGCATTAGATATTCAGGTTTCTGATGATCGCATCAAACCCCTCCTGTTCCGCTTCCGCGCGCGCAACTACCCATCCACACTGAGTGACAGCGAGCAGAAAAAATGGCATATGCATCGCCGTGACTATTTCGAGGCTGAACTGCCTGCATATATGGCAAATCTCGAAGCGCTAGCCGAAGCAAACCAAAGTGATGATAAAAAATTTAATATTCTTAAATCGGTTTATCACTACGTCGAATCACTGGTGTCGTAG
- a CDS encoding CidA/LrgA family protein, whose amino-acid sequence MNYLLGFALIALYYAIGSLITELLHLPFPSSIVSMLLLFVSLTTGIVPGRWVKDACTLLIMVMPLFFIPASMGLMDHFTLLISDSLPLLGATILSSLVVLVAMAKWLDREKGEN is encoded by the coding sequence GTGAACTACTTACTTGGATTCGCGCTGATAGCGCTTTATTACGCGATTGGCAGCTTAATCACTGAACTTCTGCATCTCCCTTTTCCCAGCAGTATCGTCAGTATGCTGCTGCTGTTCGTCAGTCTGACCACGGGTATCGTTCCCGGTCGATGGGTCAAAGATGCCTGTACCCTGCTTATCATGGTGATGCCACTATTCTTTATTCCAGCCAGCATGGGGCTGATGGATCATTTCACGCTGCTAATATCTGATTCTCTGCCGCTATTAGGCGCAACGATTTTAAGTTCACTGGTTGTATTAGTAGCCATGGCAAAGTGGCTGGATAGAGAAAAGGGAGAAAACTGA